One genomic window of Pungitius pungitius chromosome 11, fPunPun2.1, whole genome shotgun sequence includes the following:
- the cacng6b gene encoding voltage-dependent calcium channel gamma-6 subunit, with translation MWSNYFVQPDDDGRIGVAGAGQGGGLGGMKGGRAQRRTQKISDSLEGKIKLAFFVSIVGVTLTVLGVGTEFWVELAQKKNFSGNETCQMAHYGLWKGCIHTLWVADIDPERTSCGPAELPGETNCTYFKFFTSGENAVIFKKTTNRKLNLAAAVLALLSLTMMVMGSICIAMSLNKGVPFFLKPASFCFILSGVLVLLSILIFHQSVESLLSSDDSIPLHHELSWSVACVGSAGAILIFAGFLFVILSLPFSPWQKCWPHKNNTT, from the exons ATGTGGTCAAACTACTTTGTACAGCCGGACGACGATGGTCGCATCGGGGTGGCAGGGGCTGGACAAGGTGGGGGTTTGGGTGGGATGAAAGGTGGAAGGGCGCAGAGGAGGACCCAAAAGATAAGTGACAGCCTGGAGGGAAAGATCAAGCTGGCCTTCTTCGTGTCCATCGTTGGAGTGACCCTGACGGTGTTGGGCGTGGGGACGGAGTTTTGGGTGGAGCTGGCCCAGAAAAAGAACTTCAGCGGCAACGAGACCTGCCAGATGGCCCATTACGGCCTGTGGAAGGGCTGCATCCACACCCTGTGGGTGGCCGACATCGACCCCGAGAGGACGAGCTGTGGCCCCGCCGAACTACCCGGAG AAACCAACTGCACCTACTTCAAGTTCTTCACCTCTGGGGAGAATGCGGTCATATTCAAGAAGACAACTAACAGGA AGCTGAATCTAGCCGCAGCTGTCTTGGCCCTGTTGAGTTTGACCATGATGGTGATGGGCTCCATCTGTATCGCCATGTCCCTCAACAAAGGAGTACCCTTCTTCCTCAAGCCGGCCTCCTTCTGTTTCATCCTATCAG GTGTCCTGGTCCTTCTCTCAATCCTGATATTCCACCAGTCTGTGGAGTCCCTGCTGTCCAGTGACGACTCCATACCTCTCCACCACGAGCTGTCATGGTCCGTGGCCTGTGTGGGCTCAGCGGGAGCCATCCTCATCTTCGCAGGTTTCCTCTTCGTAATCCTCTCCCTGCCTTTCAGCCCCTGGCAAAAATGTTGGCCTCACAAGAACAACACCACCTAG